From the uncultured Methanobrevibacter sp. genome, the window TACAATCTAACCTTAGCTGAATACAACAAATTATACAAGAAAGATAAGACTCTAAAACCTACCTATACTTTTTTAAATAGTTTGATGATGAAATTTAAAAAA encodes:
- a CDS encoding helix-turn-helix domain-containing protein; this encodes MVERIIGIKVRIKPTLEQIEEFHKNFGCVRKVYNLTLAEYNKLYKKDKTLKPTYTFLNSLMMKFKK